A portion of the Aythya fuligula isolate bAytFul2 chromosome 10, bAytFul2.pri, whole genome shotgun sequence genome contains these proteins:
- the SEC13 gene encoding protein SEC13 homolog, producing MVSVINTVDTSHEDMIHDAQMDYYGTRLATCSSDRSVKIFDVRNGGQILIADLRGHEGPVWQVAWAHPMYGNILASCSYDRKVIIWKEENGTWEKTYEYTGHDSSVNSVCWAPHDYGLILACGSSDGAISLLSYTGDGQWEVKKISNAHTIGCNAVSWAPAVVPGSLIEQPSGQKPNYIKRFASGGCDNLVKIWKEEDGQWKEEQKLEAHSDWVRDVAWAPSIGLPTSTIASCSQDGRVFIWTCDDASGNSWSPKLLHKFNDVVWHVSWSITANILAVSGGDNKVTLWKESVDGLWACISDVNKGQGGVSAVTEGQQNEQ from the exons ATG GTCTCCGTGATCAACACCGTGGACACCTCCCACGAGGACATGATC CACGATGCTCAGATGGATTACTATGGCACCCGGTTAGCGACCTGCTCTTCAGACAGATCCGTAAAAATCTTTGATGTTCGGAACGGAGGGCAAATCCTCATCGCCGACCTAAGAGG GCATGAAGGTCCAGTGTGGCAAGTTGCCTGGGCTCATCCGATGTATGGAAATATCTTGGCTTCCTGTTCCTACGACAGGAAGGTCATTatctggaaggaagaaaatggcaCGTGGGAAAAGACATACGAGTACACGGGGCACGACTCGTCAG TGAACTCCGTCTGCTGGGCGCCACACGACTACGGATTGATACTGGCCTGCGGGAGCTCTGACGGAGCCATTTCATTGTTGAGCTACACAGGTGACGGGCAATGGGAAGTCAAAAAGATCAGCAACGCGCATACT ATTGGATGTAACGCAGTTAGCTGGGCTCCTGCTGTTGTACCAGGCAGCCTTATAGAACAACCATCTGGTCAAAAACCAAACTACATCAAAAGGTTTGCATCTGGTGGCTGTGACAACCTTGTGAAGATCTGGAA aGAAGAAGACGGTCAGtggaaagaagagcagaagcTGGAGGCTCACAGTGACTGGGTTCGAGACGTAGCCTGGGCTCCATCCATAGGTTTGCCAACAAGCACCATTGCTAGCTGCTCACAG GATGGCAGAGTGTTTATCTGGACATGTGATGATGCCTCTGGAAATTCGTGGTCCCCAAAACTGCTGCACAAGTTCAATGATGTTGTCTGGCATGTGAGTTGGTCCATTACTGCAAATATTCTTGCAGTGTCCGGAGGAGACAATAAA GTCACACTATGGAAAGAATCAGTAGATGGACTGTGGGCATGCATCAGTGATGTCAACAAGGGCCAAGGAGGAGTGTCTGCCGTTACAGAGGGGCAGCAGAATGAGCAGTGA
- the LOC116493005 gene encoding cullin-associated NEDD8-dissociated protein 1-like, whose product MCSASFHIAGLLEKMASSDKDFRFMATNDLMMELQKDSIKLDEDSEKKVVKMLLKLLEDKNGEVQNLAVKCLGPLVGKVKEYQVETIVDTLCTNMLSDKEQLRDISSIGLKTVISELPPAATGSTMTANVCKKITAQLTGAIGKQEDISVQLEALDILSDMLSRLGGTLHSFHSSILSCLLPQLTSPRLAVRKRAIVALGHLVLTCSGNIFSELTEHLLAELKKNESTSTTRTYIQCIAGISRQAGHRIGEHLEKIIPLIVQYCNVEDDELREYCFQAFESFVRRCPKEIDPHIPSVMGLCLKYITFDPNYNYDNEEEEEEERMETENGEDEEQESDDEYSDDDDISWKVRRAAAKCLEAIVSSRHDLLQDFYKTLSPVLISRFKEREENVKADIFSAYIALLKQTLPTQSWRHASDASGKDDVPLTMLQNQVPNIVKALHKQLKEKSIKSRQGCFSLLTELANVLPGCLADHIPALVPGIVFSLADKSSSSNMRIDTLSFLHVLLCNHQPEVFHPHIKSLLPPVVACIGDSFYKITSEALLVTQQLVKVIRPLGKSCTFDAKPYVKDIFPGTLKRLKAADIDQEVKERAISCMGQIIYNLGDHLSTDLQPTLKIFLERLKNEITRLTTVKALTLIASSPLKIDLRPILGDGFPILASFLRKNQRALKLSTLTALDILVKNYSDSLKPAMIESVLMELPALISENDMHVSQVAITFLTTLAKVYPSCISKISGSILTEILQLVHSPLLQGGALNAIIDFFQALVLTKTAAVGCSELMKQLTAPIYSSGSAGASVTLHKQAYYSVAKCVAALSSACPKEAPGILNQFIQDVKSPKSSPAVKVLAFLSLAEMGRTMNLSAQKELKTVILEAFTSPSEEVKSAASYALGNISVGNLKEYLPFMLKEIGSQPKRQYLLLHSLKEVISSSPADSLKPYVEDIWALLFKHCECTEEGTRNVVAECLGKLTLVNPSELLPRLKKQLSSGSPHARSTVVTAVKFTIADQPQPIDALLKSCIGDFLKTLEDSDLNVRRVALAMFNSAAHNKPSLIRELLNAVLPSLYSETKVRRELIREVEMGPFKHTVDDGLDVRKAAFECMYTLLESCLDRLDIYEYLNHVEDGLKDHYDIRMLTFIMLARLSTLCPNAVLQRLERLIEPLRATCSTKVKAGSVKQEFEKQDELKRSAMRAVAALLTIPEVEKSPAMAEFSSQIRSNPEMASLFESIQKDSASLPATESMDTS is encoded by the exons ATGTGCAGCGCCTCGTTCCACATCGCCGGGCTGCTGGAGAAGATGGCCTCCAGCGACAAGGACTTCAG GTTTATGGCCACCAATGACCTAATGATGGAACTGCAGAAAGATTCTATAAAACTAGATGAAGACAGCGAGAAAAAAGTTgtgaaaatgcttctgaaattgCTGGAGGACAAAAATGGGGAAGTACAGAACCTCGCTGTGAAGTG cctgggccCGCTGGTTGGCAAGGTGAAGGAGTACCAGGTGGAAACCATTGTGGACACGCTGTGTACCAACATGCTGTCAGACAAGGAGCAGCTGCGGGACATCTCCAGCATCGGGCTGAAAACAGTCATCTCCGAGCTGCCACCGGCTGCTACAG GCTCCACCATGACAGCAAATGTATGCAAAAAGATCACGGCCCAGCTGACAGGAGCCATTGGCAAGCAGGAGGATATATCTGTGCAGTTGGAGGCTCTTGACATCCTGTCAGATATGTTGAGCAG GCTAGGGGGAACTCTCCACTCTTTCCATTCTTCCATCctgagctgcctcctgcctcagcTGACGAGCCCCCGGCTGGCCGTGCGTAAGAGGGCCATCGTTGCCTTGGGTCATCTTGTCTTGACCTGCAGTGGGAACATCTTCTCGGAGCTCACAGAGCATCTCCTCGCTGAGCTGAAGAAGAATGAGTCCACCTCGACTACCAGGACATACATCCAGTGCATCGCTGGCATCAGTAGGCAGGCTGGACACCGCATCG GAGAACATCTGGAGAAGATAATTCCTCTGATTGTTCAGTACTGTAATGTGGAAGATGATGAGTTGAGGGAGTACTGCTTCCAGGCCTTCGAGTCCTTTGTAAGAAG GTGCCCAAAGGAGATTGACCCTCACATCCCTAGTGTGATGGGGTTATGTCTGAAGTACATCACCTTTGACCCAAACTACAACTACGAtaatgaggaggaggaagaggaagagaggatgGAAACTGAAAATGGGGAGGATGAAGAGCAAG AAAGCGACGATGAGTACAGCGATGATGATGACATCAGCTGGAAGGTCCGCAGGGCTGCAGCCAAGTGCCTGGAGGCCATTGTCAGCAGCAGGCACGATCTCCTTCAGGATTTCTACAAAACGCTTTCCCCAGTTCTGATAAGCAGGTtcaaggagagggaggagaatgTCAAAGCTGACATCTTCAGTGCTTATATCGCCTTGCTGAAACAAACGCTGCCCACCCAGAGCTGGCGGCATGCTTCAGATGCCTCTGGCAAAGACGACGTTCCCCTGACGATGCTTCAGAACCAG GTCCCCAACATCGTCAAGGCCTTGCATAAGCAGCTTAAAGAAAAGAGCATCAAGTCAAGACAGGGTTGTTTCAGCCTGCTGACAGAACTGGCCAATGTTCTTCCTGGTTGCCTGGCGGATCACATCCCTGCACTAGTGCCTG GTATTGTTTTCTCATTGGCTGATAAATCCAGCTCCTCCAACATGAGAATTGATACGCTGTCTTTCCTTCATGTTCTTCTTTGCAACCACCAGCCAGAGGTATTTCATCCTCATATCAAAAGCCTGCTACCTCCAGTTGTGGCCTGTATTGGAGACTCCTTCTATAAGATCACTTCAGAGGCTCTGCTGGTTACTCAGCAACTTGTGAAAGTTATCAGGCCTTTGGGCAAATCTTGCACTTTTGATGCCAAGCCATACGTGAAGGACATTTTCCCTGGTACTCTGAAGCGACTGAAGGCAGCTGACATTGACCAGGAGGTGAAGGAGCGCGCCATCTCGTGCATGGGACAAATCATTTACAATCTGGGAGATCATTTAAGCACTGATCTCCAGCCAACTTTGAAGATATTTCTGGAGAGgctcaaaaatgaaattacccGATTGACAACAGTCAAAGCATTAACCCTAATTGCCAGTTCTCCACTTAAAATAGACTTGAGACCTATTTTAGGGGACGGTTTCCCCATTTTAGCTTCCTTCTTGAGAAAGAATCAACGTGCCTTGAAACTGAGCACTCTGACTGCTCTGGATATCCTGGTGAAGAACTACAGTGACAGCCTCAAGCCTGCCATGATAGAGTCTGTGCTAATGGAGCTCCCCGCTTTAATTAGCGAGAACGACATGCATGTTTCCCAGGTGGCAATCACATTCCTTACTACTTTAGCTAAAGTTTATCCATCCTGCATCTCTAAGATCAGTGGTTCCATTCTTACTGAAATCCTTCAGCTTGTTCACTCACCTTTGCTTCAAGGAGGGGCTCTGAACGCTATCATAGACTTCTTCCAGGCGCTGGTGCTGACGAAGACGGCCGCCGTGGGCTGCTCGGAGCTGATGAAGCAGCTGACTGCACCAATTTACTCCTCGGGCTCAGCTGGGGCGTCAGTGACATTACACAAGCAGGCGTATTACTCTGTCGCAAAGTGTGTGGCAGCCCTTTCCTCAGCCTGCCCCAAAGAAGCCCCTGGGATACTGAACCAGTTTATCCAGGATGTAAAAAGCCCCAAGTCCAGTCCTGCTGTAAAAGTGCTAGCCTTCCTTTCCCTGGCAGAGATGGGGCGCACGATGAACCTTAGTGCTCAGAAAGAGCTCAAAACTGTCATCCTGGAGGCATTCACTTCTCCCAGCGAAGAGGTGAAATCTGCAGCTTCCTACGCGCTGGGGAACATCAGCGTTGGGAATCTTAAGGAGTATCTTCCCTTCATGCTGAAAGAGATTGGAAGCCAGCCCAAGAGACAgtacctcctgctgcactctcTAAAGGAAGTCATCAGCTCCTCTCCAGCCGACAGCCTCAAACCATACGTGGAGGACATTTGGGCTCTGCTCTTCAAGCACTGTGAGTGCACGGAAGAAGGGACGCGCAACGTGGTGGCTGAATGCTTGGGGAAGCTGACTCTGGTGAATCCTTCTGAGCTGCTGCCCCGGCTGAAAAAACAGCTGTCATCAG GCTCTCCACATGCCCGGAGCACAGTGGTAACTGCAGTGAAATTCACAATTGCAGATCAGCCTCAGCCCATTGATGCTCTCCTGAAAAGCTGCATAG GGGACTTCTTGAAAACTCTTGAGGATTCAGACCTGAACGTTCGACGCGTGGCTTTAGCCATGTTTAATTCTGCTGCTCACAACAAACCTTCTTTAATACGGGAATTACTAAATGCAGTTCTCCCCAGCCTGTATAGTGAAACAAAGGTCAGAAGGGAACTTATCCGTGAG GTAGAAATGGGGCCATTCAAGCACACGGTGGACGATGGCCTTGACGTGaggaaagctgcttttgaatgcATGTACACACTGCTGGAGAGTTGTCTTGACCGGCTGGATATCTACGAGTATCTGAACCACGTGGAGGATGGACTGAAGGATCACTATGACATTCGG
- the GHRL gene encoding appetite-regulating hormone codes for MKKIMFLRGTLLGILLFNILRTETALAGSSFLSPEFKKIQQQNDPTKTTAKIHRRGTEGFWDADKAGAEDGNDSIELKFHVPFEIGVKVTEEEYQEYGQTLEKMLQDILEDNAKETPVKS; via the exons ATGAAGAAAATCATGTTTCTGAGAGGTACTCTGCTGGGAATTCTCCTTTTCAACATCCTCCGGACAGAAACTGCTTTGGCTGGCTCTAGTTTTTTAAGccctgaatttaaaaaaatacag CAACAAAATGatccaacaaaaacaacagcaaaaatacatcGCCGAGGCACAGAAGGCTTCTGGGATGCAGATAAAGCAGGGGCAGAAGATGGCAACGACAGTATTGAACTCAAG TTTCATGTTCCCTTTGAAATTGGTGTCAAGGTAACAGAAGAGGAGTATCAAGAGTATGGACAAACACTGGAGAAGATGCTACAGGACATTCTCGAAGACAATGCTAAAG